A portion of the Gossypium arboreum isolate Shixiya-1 chromosome 8, ASM2569848v2, whole genome shotgun sequence genome contains these proteins:
- the LOC108468720 gene encoding anthocyanin 5-aromatic acyltransferase-like yields the protein MAEGALAVEIVGRCPVSPPPNTVPPTSLPLTFFDIPWLFFSPTQPLFFYDYPYPTSHFLSTALPPLIHSLSLTLRHFFALVATLVCPPHSSNPPFIVYDRSNFVSLVVAQSTADFHHLYSNHQRCVNDFYPLLPPLPSGEQEETQTLLLAAQITIFSNVGVCIGFAYRNVVADGRSFNSFIKTWASLFRDPSSCSINSSLLPFYDRTVIKDSYGLMGCSPFS from the coding sequence ATGGCTGAAGGAGCTTTGGCGGTAGAAATTGTGGGTCGCTGCCCTGTGTCTCCACCACCAAATACAGTCCCACCTACCTCCCTTCCTCTAACTTTCTTCGACATACCATGGCTTTTCTTCTCCCCAACTCAACCTCTCTTCTTCTACGACTACCCTTACCCTACTTCTCACTTTTTATCCACCGCTCTTCCACCACTCATCCACTCCCTCTCCCTCACTCTCCGGCACTTCTTTGCTTTGGTTGCCACCCTTGTGTGCCCACCCCACTCATCCAACCCCCCTTTCATTGTGTACGACCGGTCCAACTTCGTCTCCTTGGTTGTCGCCCAATCCACCGCTGATTTTCATCACTTGTATTCGAATCATCAGCGTTGTGTCAACGACTTTTACCCACTATTACCTCCATTGCCGAGCGGGGAACAAGAGGAAACTCAAACCCTTTTGCTTGCTGCACAAATCACCATTTTCTCTAATGTCGGTGTTTGCATTGGGTTTGCGTATCGTAACGTGGTTGCTGATGGGAGAAGTTTCAACAGCTTCATCAAGACTTGGGCTTCTCTTTTCAGAGACCCTTCTTCGTGCTCAATCAACTCATCGCTACTTCCCTTCTATGATAGAACTGTGATAAAAGACAGTTATGGCCTTATGGGTTGCAGTCCATTTTCTTGA